Proteins co-encoded in one uncultured Draconibacterium sp. genomic window:
- a CDS encoding isoaspartyl peptidase/L-asparaginase — MIKRSLFFTLLFFVAFFSAHSQDYAIVIHGGAGVMSKEKMNEEARAEYKAKLNEALLLGEQLLKDGAAATDVVVKVINVMEDSPLFNAGKGAVFTHDGVNELDASIMEGKTMNAGAVAGVQDIRNPINAAREVMDNSEHVMLSGKGASEFAKQQGLEIVPNKYFYTERRYQSLQSLLKQERERTKKDNTGTVGCVVLDTHGNLCAGTSTGGMTNKKYGRIGDSPIIGAGTYANNKTCAISCTGHGEYYIRLGFARDIAAMMEYQNLSVTDACKKEIDKLGELNGTGGVIAVDAKGNIAMEFNTSGMFRGYIKSNGEKEIAIFENE, encoded by the coding sequence ATGATAAAAAGGTCTCTGTTTTTCACGCTACTATTTTTTGTTGCTTTTTTTTCTGCACACAGTCAGGACTATGCCATTGTTATACATGGCGGAGCCGGAGTAATGTCGAAAGAGAAAATGAATGAAGAAGCAAGGGCAGAATACAAAGCCAAGCTAAATGAAGCACTGCTGCTTGGTGAACAACTACTAAAAGATGGTGCAGCCGCTACCGATGTAGTAGTTAAAGTAATTAATGTGATGGAAGATTCTCCGCTGTTTAATGCCGGTAAAGGTGCAGTATTTACCCACGATGGTGTTAACGAACTGGATGCATCGATAATGGAAGGTAAAACTATGAACGCCGGTGCTGTTGCCGGAGTTCAGGATATCCGGAATCCGATTAATGCAGCACGCGAAGTGATGGACAATTCGGAGCATGTAATGTTAAGCGGTAAAGGAGCCTCTGAATTTGCCAAACAACAAGGTCTTGAAATAGTACCCAACAAATATTTTTACACCGAACGTCGATATCAGTCGTTACAAAGTTTACTGAAACAAGAACGAGAGCGCACTAAAAAAGACAATACTGGTACCGTTGGTTGTGTTGTTCTCGACACCCACGGAAATTTATGTGCCGGAACTTCAACCGGTGGAATGACCAACAAAAAATATGGTCGCATTGGTGATTCGCCTATAATTGGAGCAGGAACGTATGCCAACAATAAAACTTGTGCCATCTCGTGCACAGGGCATGGCGAGTATTACATTCGACTGGGGTTTGCGCGCGACATCGCGGCAATGATGGAATACCAAAACCTAAGCGTTACAGACGCTTGTAAAAAAGAAATTGATAAACTGGGCGAACTGAACGGAACCGGAGGTGTTATTGCTGTTGATGCCAAAGGTAATATTGCCATGGAATTTAATACCAGCGGTATGTTCCGTGGATATATAAAATCGAACGGTGAAAAGGAAATAGCTATATTTGAAAACGAGTAA
- a CDS encoding BatA domain-containing protein, which yields MKFLYPTFLFALLAIAIPVIIHLFSFKRYKTVYFSNVSFLKDIKKESKKKSRLKQLLILAARILTIIFLVFAFARPFIPTNNDAQKQSTQLVAVYVDNSFSMNALSEQGQLLEVARNKALEICMAYPPGTKFRLFTNDLQPKHQHIFNKEQFIQQVSAIQASPTVVPMSLIYNRFASENNENEADKNLYFISDFQRSISDISNFSDPGIFSYYMPLVPNEVANLYIDSCWVEYPAHRLGQEENMFVRIKNSSNQNYQNLPLKLFLNDSIKSITNFSIEAQNEIVANLKYNNTGNGPQLGKIEITDYPFTHDNNWHISYFVEPQLKALAIYSNDSDSKEGLNYISALFNNDDYVQLDEMNSKNLQVNRLVDYNAIFLLNIDNFSSGLLNELETIVHTGTSVVLFPKFKTDLTANNNLLSAFNASRILRIDSTEQEISGIDYENKFYADVFTKRENNPVLPKINGHYRFAGSSQTNENTLLAFQNGDKALSQLNYQDGKVWVFAFPLSQQNESFARDVLFVPTLYNIVLNSLPKQEISFIVGKNNFINLPRNLKIDLNSPIEIEQPKTAERFIPTKTISGRSVRLEFGEQITSDGHYLIKNDDKTVASMAFNFDRLESDLRYFNNSEIEGRLQDAQLTNATVIEDVESNFAEIFNDIQNGRQLWKLCLFLALFFILAEVLIARFWK from the coding sequence ATGAAGTTTCTTTATCCAACATTCTTATTCGCACTTCTGGCAATTGCCATTCCGGTAATTATCCACCTGTTTAGCTTTAAACGTTACAAAACCGTTTATTTCAGCAATGTCAGTTTTTTAAAAGACATTAAAAAAGAGTCGAAGAAGAAATCGAGGTTAAAACAATTGCTCATTCTGGCGGCACGTATTCTTACCATTATTTTTCTGGTTTTTGCTTTTGCCCGACCGTTTATTCCAACCAATAACGATGCACAAAAACAAAGCACTCAGCTGGTAGCGGTTTATGTCGACAATTCATTTTCGATGAATGCGCTTTCGGAGCAAGGCCAACTACTTGAAGTTGCCCGTAACAAAGCACTTGAAATTTGCATGGCCTACCCGCCGGGAACAAAGTTCAGGCTGTTTACTAACGACCTGCAACCCAAACACCAGCATATTTTTAACAAAGAACAATTTATCCAGCAGGTTTCTGCTATTCAAGCCAGTCCTACAGTTGTGCCTATGTCGTTAATTTACAATCGTTTTGCCAGCGAAAACAACGAAAACGAAGCAGATAAAAATCTTTATTTCATTTCTGATTTTCAACGCAGTATAAGCGATATCAGCAATTTCTCCGACCCGGGAATTTTCAGCTATTATATGCCGTTGGTTCCCAACGAAGTGGCCAATCTTTACATCGACTCGTGCTGGGTTGAATACCCTGCACACCGTTTGGGACAGGAAGAAAATATGTTTGTCAGGATTAAAAACAGTTCGAACCAGAATTACCAAAACCTGCCACTAAAACTGTTCCTGAACGATTCGATAAAATCGATTACCAATTTTTCGATTGAAGCGCAAAACGAAATTGTAGCTAACCTGAAATACAACAATACCGGTAACGGACCTCAATTGGGAAAAATAGAGATCACAGATTATCCGTTTACGCACGATAACAATTGGCACATCAGCTATTTTGTTGAACCACAACTAAAAGCGCTTGCAATTTACTCCAATGACAGCGACTCCAAAGAAGGGCTCAATTATATAAGTGCTTTATTCAATAACGACGACTATGTTCAGCTGGATGAAATGAACAGTAAAAACTTACAGGTTAATCGACTCGTGGATTACAATGCTATTTTCCTGCTGAACATCGACAACTTTTCCAGCGGATTGCTAAACGAATTGGAAACAATTGTACACACCGGAACATCAGTAGTCTTATTCCCGAAATTTAAAACTGATTTGACCGCTAACAATAACCTTCTGAGCGCCTTTAATGCCAGTAGAATTCTTCGTATTGATTCTACCGAACAGGAGATTTCCGGTATCGACTACGAGAACAAGTTTTACGCTGATGTTTTTACCAAACGAGAAAATAATCCGGTGTTGCCAAAAATTAACGGACACTACCGTTTTGCGGGCTCGTCGCAAACCAACGAGAACACTTTGCTAGCTTTTCAAAACGGCGACAAAGCACTTTCACAACTCAACTACCAGGATGGAAAAGTTTGGGTATTTGCTTTCCCGCTTTCGCAACAAAATGAATCGTTTGCGCGCGATGTGCTCTTTGTCCCCACTCTTTACAACATTGTTTTAAACAGTTTACCAAAGCAGGAAATATCGTTTATTGTTGGAAAAAACAACTTCATTAACCTGCCTCGTAACCTAAAAATTGATCTGAACTCACCGATTGAAATCGAGCAACCAAAAACGGCTGAACGTTTTATTCCTACCAAAACTATTTCAGGCAGAAGTGTTCGTCTTGAGTTTGGCGAACAAATTACTTCCGACGGTCATTACCTCATTAAAAACGATGATAAAACGGTGGCGTCAATGGCCTTTAATTTTGACCGATTAGAATCAGACCTCCGTTATTTTAACAACAGTGAAATTGAAGGCCGGTTGCAAGATGCACAACTTACAAATGCCACGGTTATTGAAGATGTGGAAAGTAACTTCGCTGAAATTTTTAATGATATCCAAAACGGACGACAATTGTGGAAATTGTGCTTATTTTTGGCGTTGTTTTTTATTCTTGCAGAAGTTTTGATTGCCCGTTTCTGGAAATAA
- the rocD gene encoding ornithine--oxo-acid transaminase, which yields MTKLSSADYMAKEDKFGAHNYHPLPVVLSKGEGIFVWDVEGKKYFDFLAAYSAVNQGHCHPKIIDALTNQAKTLALTSRAFYNDVLGEWEEYMTKLFGYDKMLPMNSGAEADETALKLIRKWAYKVKGIPTNEAKIVVCDGNFHGRTITIISMSSDPDAYSHYGPYTPGFVNIPYNDIERLEKELQDPNVAGFLVEPIQAEAGVYVPEDGYLKNASELCKKYNVLFVADEVQTGLARTGKMLACDHEGVRPDILVLGKAVSGGIYPVSCVLADDEIMLTIKPGEHGSTYGGNPIAGKVAMAALDVIQEEGLIENAERLGKIFRKEMSAIDSPLIEMVRGKGLLNAVAIKPTNGKTAWDVCLALKENGLIAKPTHEHIIRFTPPLVITEEQLMEAIEIIKTTIKQFEA from the coding sequence ATGACTAAACTGAGTTCTGCAGATTACATGGCCAAAGAAGATAAATTTGGCGCACACAATTACCACCCGCTTCCGGTTGTTTTATCGAAAGGCGAAGGCATTTTTGTTTGGGATGTTGAGGGAAAAAAATACTTCGATTTTCTGGCAGCCTATTCAGCTGTTAACCAGGGACACTGCCACCCAAAAATAATTGATGCACTTACCAATCAGGCAAAAACACTGGCATTAACTTCAAGGGCTTTTTATAACGATGTGCTGGGCGAATGGGAAGAATACATGACCAAACTGTTTGGCTACGATAAAATGTTGCCGATGAACTCGGGTGCCGAAGCTGATGAAACAGCGTTAAAACTAATTCGCAAATGGGCGTATAAAGTGAAAGGCATACCAACCAACGAAGCCAAAATTGTTGTTTGCGACGGTAATTTCCACGGACGTACGATTACAATTATTTCGATGTCGAGCGATCCGGATGCTTACAGTCATTACGGGCCATATACTCCCGGTTTTGTAAATATTCCGTACAACGATATTGAGCGACTGGAAAAGGAGTTGCAGGATCCGAATGTGGCAGGTTTTCTGGTTGAACCCATTCAGGCAGAAGCAGGTGTTTATGTTCCTGAAGATGGTTACCTGAAAAATGCCAGCGAGTTGTGTAAAAAATACAATGTACTTTTTGTTGCGGACGAAGTGCAAACCGGTTTGGCCCGCACAGGAAAAATGCTGGCTTGCGATCATGAAGGTGTTCGTCCGGACATTTTGGTACTTGGAAAAGCAGTTTCGGGTGGAATTTACCCGGTGTCTTGCGTGCTGGCCGACGATGAAATTATGCTGACCATAAAACCAGGAGAACACGGCAGTACTTATGGTGGAAATCCAATAGCAGGGAAAGTTGCCATGGCGGCGCTCGATGTAATTCAGGAAGAAGGCCTGATTGAAAATGCAGAACGTCTTGGAAAGATTTTCCGCAAGGAAATGAGTGCCATCGATTCGCCACTTATAGAAATGGTACGTGGAAAAGGATTGTTAAACGCCGTTGCCATAAAACCTACTAACGGAAAAACCGCCTGGGATGTGTGTCTGGCATTAAAAGAAAACGGATTGATTGCCAAACCAACACACGAGCACATTATTCGTTTCACACCTCCTTTGGTAATTACCGAAGAACAATTGATGGAAGCCATTGAAATAATCAAAACCACAATCAAGCAATTTGAAGCTTAA
- a CDS encoding hydrogen peroxide-inducible genes activator encodes MYICIDKINIMTLQQLEYIIALNKYRHFVKASEKCNVTQPTLSTMIQKLEAELKVDIFDRSKHPVQPTALGAKIIEQAERSLTEIKKIREIVLNETDSVNGTLHIGVIPTLATYLVPRFIQVFGERCSSVQLSMSEMNTATLIETLKRDGVDMFIAATPLNEPDFLEIPLFYERFYAYFTADHPLKDIPLKPSNMPQEKLWVLEEGHCLRDQVFNFCTTTMPYNQIFEAGSIDTLVRIVDLNGGYTLIPELHLPMLTDEQRKNVREIDDPPAIREVSIVIHKNFVKERILNEVGEAFKTIIPDEMIDERLKKFAIKL; translated from the coding sequence ATGTATATTTGTATTGATAAAATCAATATTATGACTTTGCAACAACTGGAGTATATTATTGCACTGAATAAATACAGGCATTTTGTTAAAGCGTCGGAGAAATGTAATGTTACACAACCCACGCTTAGTACGATGATTCAGAAACTGGAGGCTGAGTTGAAAGTAGATATTTTCGATCGGTCGAAACACCCGGTGCAACCTACAGCGCTTGGAGCTAAAATTATTGAACAGGCTGAACGTTCGTTAACGGAAATAAAAAAAATCCGTGAGATTGTTTTAAACGAAACTGATTCGGTGAACGGAACCCTACATATTGGTGTAATTCCAACACTGGCAACTTACCTGGTACCACGTTTTATCCAGGTTTTTGGCGAAAGATGCAGTTCGGTGCAACTTTCTATGTCGGAAATGAATACGGCCACATTAATTGAAACGTTAAAAAGAGATGGGGTAGATATGTTTATTGCAGCTACTCCGCTTAATGAACCCGATTTCCTGGAGATTCCGTTATTTTACGAGCGGTTTTATGCCTATTTTACTGCCGATCATCCGTTAAAAGATATTCCTTTAAAACCCTCGAATATGCCGCAGGAAAAACTTTGGGTGCTTGAAGAAGGGCATTGTTTGCGCGACCAGGTTTTTAATTTTTGTACCACAACAATGCCGTATAACCAAATTTTTGAAGCCGGAAGTATTGATACGCTGGTGCGAATTGTGGACCTGAACGGAGGTTACACGTTAATTCCGGAATTACATTTGCCAATGTTAACTGATGAACAACGAAAGAATGTGCGGGAAATTGATGATCCGCCAGCAATTCGTGAAGTATCGATTGTTATTCATAAAAACTTTGTAAAAGAGCGTATTTTGAATGAGGTGGGAGAGGCTTTTAAAACGATTATTCCTGATGAAATGATTGACGAGCGCTTGAAGAAGTTTGCGATCAAATTATAA